Genomic window (Phycisphaeraceae bacterium):
CGATGCCTTGGCGCGATCGAACTGCTTGATGAAGCGCAGCGGCAGGTCGCGTCGAATGTGCAGATTCCGCTCGCGATGGACACGTGGGCAGCCAAAGCAGCCGCTGGAACCCTGGCTGCTGTCTGAACCTCGCATTTGTATCAGCCGGACTGCCTGCAACAATGCTGCATGGGATCATCTGCGCCAATCCAGTTATCCGCTAACGAGAAGCGACTGTGCGACATCATTGCCAGCCGTTCATCGAAGCTCTTCGACGAACTCAAGCAGCACGTTGAAACATGCACCGGCCCCACTGCAGATGGGAACACGGATGGTCTCGACTGGACGCGATCGCACTTCGTATCACGACTCGAAAAGCTCGGCGCGACAACGACACTCACGCCGGGCGACGATCGTCCGGACTGGCTGCTTAGCTCAAAGAAATCTGTTGCCGCAGCACTCCCGCCAACCGCTGTGTGCGCGCGTCTCAAACCAGACATGAAGCGCGTGCTGATCGCGGGCCATCTCGACACAGTCCACGCCGACACGAGTCCGTTCAAGGCATTGACAGTTTCAGCCGACGGAACAACCGCGACCGGCCCCGGATGTGTTGACATGAAGGGTGGGCTCGTCATCGCGATGAACGCACTCGAAGCACTCGATGAGGCTGGTATTAGCGCGTCGTGGTCGTTCCTGATGAACTCCGACGAGGAAACCGGGTCGTACTGCTCAGCGAGAGTACTCGAATCCGCAGCACGGTCGCATGACTTTGGTCTCGCGCTCGAACCTGCACTCCCAGGAGGCAAGCTCGCGGTCGAGCGCATGGGCAGCGGGCAGTTCTACATTGAGACACATGGTCGCAGCGCGCACGTCGGGCGCGACTTTGCATCAGGTGTCAGCGCTGTGACAGCCCTCGCGAAAACGCTCGTGCAGATCGACGACATCGCGGACGCTGAGACCGGGCGCATTATTTCGGTCGGTCCCATTGAGGGGGGTACCGCGACGAACGCTGTGCCGGAGCGCGCCCGCGCGTGGGGCAACGCGCGATACGCAACGCAGGAGATCGCTGACGAGATCGGCGCAAAGCTCGATGCGCTTGCGACATCGACCGACGCAATGCCGAGTGTGATGGTCAAGCGCTCGTTTGTCCGTCCGCCAAAGCCGCTGATCCCGGCAACAGAATCGCTCGCGCTTACAGCACGCGAGGTTGCTGAGCATCTTGGGCAATCGCTCCCGTTCACATCCACCGGCGGCGTGTGTGACGGGAACAACCTGCAGGCTGCGGGCTTGCCGACGATTGACACGCTGGGTGTTCGTGGCGGCGGATTGCACACAAACGAGGAATGGATCGAACTCGCAAGCCTCGTCGAGCGGTGCCAGTTGCTCGCGGTGCTCATCCACAGGCTTTCGGTGTCGTAACCTCTTTCGGTCTCCTCGCCCGATTGCCCACCACCGCACCTGTGCATACGGTCAAACTCTGGTCCACACATCATCGCACGGAGACGCATCACCCATGGGCTACGAGATCAACGAGACACACGATCCGAACCTGCAGTCGTGGGTCGAGAGCGCGAACGATCCGAACACGGATTTTCCTATCCAGAATCTGCCGTTGTGTGTCGTCAACGCAACAGATGATCTTCCGGATGAAACAAAGCTCCATGACATCGCTCGTAATGACCCATCAATCACCATAGCTACATTTGGTGTTGTTGTTGGGGACAGAGTGCTGCAACTCAATCAGATCTCAAACAAACTTGCGACTGTCATCAATGGCCTGACACTCCACGGGTTTGGCGTTCGCGTTACTCCAGACGGGGTTGCGACATGCCCCGAGCAAATTCTTTCGCACATAGTTACATACTGGGCGCAAGTTCGTCAACAACTCGTACATTGGCTCCGGACTGATGGTAACAACTGGCTTCGACAGAACAGCGAGTTGCGACCACACCTGTTCAGGCCAATCTCTGAAACAACGCTGTATCCGATCTATGCTCGCGACTACACCGACTTCTACGCCTCGCTCTACCACGCCACGAATGTCGGCTCGATGTTCAGGCCGGACAATCCGCTGCTCCCCAACTACAAGCACATCCCCATCGGATACCATGGGCGTGCATCGAGCATCGTCATCAGCGGCACCGATGTGCGCAGGCCAAACGGGCAACTGCTTCCCGGCGCAACGGTAGAAGATGGTGATCCTGTGTTCGGCCCTTGCAAGATGCTCGACTACGAACTCGAAATGGGAGCGATCGTCGGTCGCGGCAACGCCCTCGGTGAGCCCGTGTCTATCGAGAACGCTGAGGACCACATCCTCGGGTTGTGCATCCTCAACGACTGGTCAGCCCGCGACATGCAGAAGTGGGAATACCAGCCGCTCGGCCCGTTCCTTGCAAAGAACTTCGCATCGACCGTTAGCCCGTACATTGTGACAATGGAAGCTCTCGCGCCATTCCGATGCCCTGCGCAGGAACGCGATGCAAGTGATCCCACGCCACTCCCGTATCTGACCAGCGATGCCAACACACGCGCCGGCGGGTTCGACATCACGCTGGAAGTGTTCATCCAGTCCGAGCAGATGCGCCAGAAGAACATCAAGCCGATGCGGATCTCTCGCGGTAACTTCAAGGATATGTACTGGACGGTCGCGCAAATGCTCGCGCATCACACGTCCAACGGGTGCAATCTCCAGCCGGGCGACATGCTCGGGAGTGGCACGATCTCAGGCCCCACGCGCGACGCGAGAGGCTGCATGCTCGAACTGACATGGGACGGCGATCCGTGGGCAAAGGAGCCGAAACTCGTGCCGGGATCGCAGCGCACGCCGATCACATTGCCCACAGGCGAAGAACGCAAGTTCCTTGCTGATGGCGACCAGATCATCATGCGCGCGTTCTGCGAGCGGGACGGGTTCCGTCGCATCGGGTTCGGCGAGTGCCGTGGAAAAATCCTGCCCGCCAGCGCGTAAGTATCCCAGCACATGCAACCGCTCATGGCATTTGGAACGAACCATCTCGTGCATTTCCCGTGAGCGAACCACCAGCACATCCAGCATCTGTCCCGAGTACGTCACCGGATCGTGTCGCGATGCTCGCATCCTGGCTCGATGAGCATGGCGACGCGATGTACCGGTACGCCCTGCTGCGTCTCGGGTCGGCCCACGCTGCGGAGGACGCGGTGCAGGAAGCCTTGCTGGCAGCCATGCAGGCGAAGTTCGACGGGAAGTCGGCTGTCCGGACGTGGCTGATCGGGATTCTGCGGCACAAAGTGCTCGACGAGATCAGAAGACGCACAAAATCTGCTAGCTGGATGCAATCTGTGCACGATATCCTCGACTCACAAGTGGCGGGTTTTAAGCAGAACGGAAACTTCGACCACGTGCTCGCAGTATGGGATGATCCTGTTGAGGGGCACGAGGCCGAACTTCGTGATATGCTGCGCAGCGCGATCGACCGTCTGCCCGACCCGATGCGACAGGCGTTCTGCCTGCGCGAGATTGACAATGTTCCAACGTCCGAGATCTGCACATTGATGAGCATTACAAAGGAGAATCTCTGGACACTTGTGCATCGAGCCAAAGCCCGGCTTCGCGCGGACATCAGTTCACGCCGATATGGTGACGAGTCACCGGGAGGCGTGCGATGATCCGGTTCTTCCGCATTCTTTGGTACGTGCTCACGATGCGCTGCGAGGAAGCAGATCGCATTCGGTCCGTGGGCAACATCGCCGATCTGAAGTGGCGTGAACGCATCGGCGAGTCCCTCCACCGTCTGCTCTGTGGGTCGTGCTGGAAAGCAAAGAGGCAACTCTACCAACTGAAAGCAATCACGAAATCATTCCGTGATCAGGAACTCGGGCAACTGAAGGTTCCAGCCCACAACCACTGCTGCGACCCAGTACAGGAGAT
Coding sequences:
- the fahA gene encoding fumarylacetoacetase, with protein sequence MGYEINETHDPNLQSWVESANDPNTDFPIQNLPLCVVNATDDLPDETKLHDIARNDPSITIATFGVVVGDRVLQLNQISNKLATVINGLTLHGFGVRVTPDGVATCPEQILSHIVTYWAQVRQQLVHWLRTDGNNWLRQNSELRPHLFRPISETTLYPIYARDYTDFYASLYHATNVGSMFRPDNPLLPNYKHIPIGYHGRASSIVISGTDVRRPNGQLLPGATVEDGDPVFGPCKMLDYELEMGAIVGRGNALGEPVSIENAEDHILGLCILNDWSARDMQKWEYQPLGPFLAKNFASTVSPYIVTMEALAPFRCPAQERDASDPTPLPYLTSDANTRAGGFDITLEVFIQSEQMRQKNIKPMRISRGNFKDMYWTVAQMLAHHTSNGCNLQPGDMLGSGTISGPTRDARGCMLELTWDGDPWAKEPKLVPGSQRTPITLPTGEERKFLADGDQIIMRAFCERDGFRRIGFGECRGKILPASA
- a CDS encoding sigma-70 family RNA polymerase sigma factor; this encodes MSEPPAHPASVPSTSPDRVAMLASWLDEHGDAMYRYALLRLGSAHAAEDAVQEALLAAMQAKFDGKSAVRTWLIGILRHKVLDEIRRRTKSASWMQSVHDILDSQVAGFKQNGNFDHVLAVWDDPVEGHEAELRDMLRSAIDRLPDPMRQAFCLREIDNVPTSEICTLMSITKENLWTLVHRAKARLRADISSRRYGDESPGGVR
- a CDS encoding M20/M25/M40 family metallo-hydrolase, which translates into the protein MGSSAPIQLSANEKRLCDIIASRSSKLFDELKQHVETCTGPTADGNTDGLDWTRSHFVSRLEKLGATTTLTPGDDRPDWLLSSKKSVAAALPPTAVCARLKPDMKRVLIAGHLDTVHADTSPFKALTVSADGTTATGPGCVDMKGGLVIAMNALEALDEAGISASWSFLMNSDEETGSYCSARVLESAARSHDFGLALEPALPGGKLAVERMGSGQFYIETHGRSAHVGRDFASGVSAVTALAKTLVQIDDIADAETGRIISVGPIEGGTATNAVPERARAWGNARYATQEIADEIGAKLDALATSTDAMPSVMVKRSFVRPPKPLIPATESLALTAREVAEHLGQSLPFTSTGGVCDGNNLQAAGLPTIDTLGVRGGGLHTNEEWIELASLVERCQLLAVLIHRLSVS